GCAAGGATGACCCGAGGTGAGACGACGTAAGCTGCTATAGCTCCAGTATAGCATGAAATAAGAATGTCAAAGATTTGTTTAGTACTTCTTTGACTATGAATTTACAGCAGATCTCACGTGTTGGGCTGGCAGCATGCCTGCCAGATAAATCGGCACAGCGGCTGAAGGGGCCGGACGCGTACGGTATCCTGGCGGCTGTGCCCGCGGATGAGGCTTGGTAATGCAGATCGAAGAAGTCTAGGCTAAGGAGAAAACAAAATGAACCGCAAGCGACTGTTTCTGACCGTGTTAGTGAGTGCTCTCCTGCTGACTCTGGCTGCGCCCATTAGCGCGGCCTCGCGGGGAGGCTACCCGGTAATCACGCAGGTTGCCGGAGCCTGGCCCACCTTCCTGATCGAGTCCGCCAACAGCATGCGCCTGGACGCGCCGCCAGGTGATGATGCGGCGGAGATCGAGGAACTGCAAGGCTATCTCGACGAAGTGGACGACGCGATGCGCGCGCAGATCCGTTACTGGAACGCCAGCGTTCCGGCCTACCGCTGGAACAAGCTCGCCAGCGAAGAATATTTCGACCGCGCAGTTCCGACCGCAGGGGCGACCTATGGGCTGGCGCTGATGAACGTCGCTATCTACGACGCCACCGTAGCTGCCTTTGACAGCAAAGACGCCTCCATGCGCGAGCGGCCCAGCGAGGCGGATCCCATGTTGGTCCCGGAGGTTCCGGTCCCGAACAGCCCATCCTATCCGTCCGAACACGCCGTGGCGGCGGGCGCAGCGTCGGAAGTGCTGGCGTTCCTGTTCCCCGACAAGGCCGACTACTACCGCGACATGGCCGCGCAGTCGAACGACGCGATGCTGCACTCCGGCATCTACTATCCGAGCGACGTCGAGGCCGGGTTCGCGCTGGGGCAGCAGGTCGCGGCCATGGCCATCGCCTGGGCGGACGCGCACCCGATGGACCTGAACACCGTGGACGAGATCAACGGCGGCGAAGGCAAGTGGTACGGGGCCAACCCGATCACGCCGAACGCCGCAAGCTGGCCGACCTGGGTGCTCAGCTCGCCGGACGAGATTATGCCACCTCCGCCGCCGGAGTACGGCTCGGAGCAGCTCGAGACCGAGGTGCAGGAGCTGCGCGATATCGAGCGCACGCTGCGCACCACCGTCTTTGCGCGCTACTGGGAATATGGATCCGGCGCGTTCCAGGGCACGCTGGTGTTTACCGAGAAGACCAGCGCGCTGATCTGGGAGTACGGGCTGGACGCTGACCCGGTGCGGGGCGCTCTGGTTTACACGCTGCTGAACATCGCGACCTACGACGCCACCGCCGCCGCCTTCGCCGTCAAATATCACTATCTGGGCATCCGGCCTTTCCAGGTGGACCCGACCTTCGAGACGGTCATCCCGACCCCCAATCACCCGAGCTACCCGTCGGCGCACTCGGTGATCACCATGGCAGCAGTGACGACGCTGGCCAAGCTGTTCCCTGAAGACGCGGACAGCCTGATCGAGATCTCGCACCAGGGTGGGGAGGCGCGCCTGTGGGCGGGTATCCACTTCCGCAGCGACATCGTCGCAGGGGAAGACATGGGTCGCCAGATCGCAGACAAGGTCTTCGCGCCATTCAAGGACATCTTCTAGCCGCGGGCAGAGGGTTCTTTCGACCGGGCGAGGGCACTCAGCGACGGGTTGCCCTCGCCAATTGAGGAGCAGTTGTGCTTAACCCAACCGCTTCCACCATATCCTTGCTAGCTAACATAAGTTGCACCACTAGCTTTCTACCGCGCCGCCTAACGCTTGTCCATCCCGCCATACTCTTTGCGCCGGTATCAGGACGTTTGCTCAGCAATCCCGAGCTGCCGCACCGCTTCTTGCACTGTCTGACCATGGCTGAGCAATACTTCAGCCTCGCGTAACTTGTGGATGAGGTCGTCGGGTAAGTAACGCTTCTGCAGCATTTCCCCGCCTCCTTAGTGTTCCAATCCTAACATCCAATCTGGACCAAGTTTTGGGGAGGTCATCAATAACCTTTAATCACGAAGCGCTTGTCGCGGAGTTGCTCTTTGAAACCCGACGGAATCATGAGGCGCTAGACAACCAATAATGGACAAGAGGGAGTGAACACTCTACACAGACTTGTGGAGTGAGATGCTCGATGATGTGGCGGTTAATGACCATTCTGAGCCGCAGTTATTGTAGAACGAATTCGCCAACGCAGTTGCGGTTTTTGGCCAAGCGACGCAAGTATCCAACCGGTACTCTTCATCAAATAGCATATTCATAGCAAACAGGACACTTCCCAAATTAGCGGTGACTTCGCGTAGAACGGCTTGTTGGCCTTGCCTCGTAAATCGTTGCCCGTGAGGCTTGAGGCCCTGAGGCGGAATTCTTCCCGCATGGACATCTTCAATAATCGTATTGCGCCAATGGTTGCAGGCTAGGAGATTGGCAATAAATCGATCTGCATCTTCGGGAGCAATCTGCCGAAAGCCGAGTATTCTTCGATCTACATGAGCCTCTTCCAGGTCCGGCACAATTTGTGAACCAGCGACCAGAGACGCAAATAGGTCGTTTGTCATGTCGCGATTCTGGCGTTGTTTTCGAAATGGCATGGGCAAACTGTCACACGCTTTCCAGAGGAGCGTTGCCAATCCATCGTATCCGCGCTCTCGAGAAATCTGAACGAGTCGGTAGATGTTGAAGCTGATTTCGATGTTGATCCGTTTCATCTCTGCGTTGGAGATAAAACTATAGGACTGGTATTGGAGATCGGATAAGCCAGAAATTGCCGGGTGAGGGTCGGCATCGAGATCCATCAGAGTGGCAAGGTAGGTGCTCCAACGCACACACAATGCAGTAAAACGTTTTGATGCTCAATACCGATCTTGCGACGTAAATACGTTTCTGGGATAGAGGCCCTCGTTAGAGGGATGGCCTCAACGTTGTTCTGAGGGTGAATGTTGGCTTCGAAACGGGGCGTGAGACGTTGCATAACTGCGAGAGCAATACGGTTGCTCCCACAATGGCTATGAAGAGTGGATATTGACACAGATTTTGAAGGGAAAAATAAAAGCCCGCGATACAGATTTCGTATCGCGGGAGCGACGGGAGCGACGGGGCTCGTTCGATTACATGTATATCGTTAATCACATTCGTTCCACGCCACATCGCTGCTCAATACTTTGCTAACAGAAGAACGAAGGCGGCACAATTCGCAACAGACCCGTTCTCTCGATAGCTCGACCTGGATTAACTGTGCCACCTTATTAATTCAAGAGTCAGACACTTTATGTGTTTGACTCACCAGATGATGAGAAGAACCGATCCCACGATCAGGATGACACCCAGGAATTGCGCAATACTTTCTCCTCGCTGACTCAGGCGTTCTACCGTCATGACCGCGCCGAGAATCAACATCCAAAAGAGATTGATCCCACCGATGGCGAACATCAACATCATCAGCGCCCAGCAGCTACCGAGGCAGAAACCAGCTTGCTGCAACCCCATCGCCCAAAGGGTACGGCGGTCTGGTCCTAACTTTCTGAACACTGGCACTTCGGGACGACATTTCGACAGACAGAAATGCTTCATCGGGGTCAATTCGTAGATACCTGCCAGCAGCAGGATGCCCGGAGCAATCAAACCCTCCAGCGCGGGTAACTGCTCGACGATTTCGTGCAGCACACCGTCGCCCATATAGCTGAGGTTTCCAAAGACTGTCCAGACCAGCAAATAGGCGAGTAAAAACGACGCAATACGGTAGGTGCTGTTCGACCGGTCACCCAGACCGCGAATCAGCGGCAGCATGCCGGGCAGCATCATGGCGATAACCATCAGCATCCAGCCCAATGTGAATACCGCGAGGCGAACCGTCAGCGGAGCGGTACTCTCCTGCATCTGGGCGTGATCCAACCACTCTGCGTAGGCTGAAAGGCTCCAGACGGCGAGAGCCAACCATGCAGTGAGAACCAGACTGGCGGCGGGCACGTAGGACCACCGCCGATCTACATCAACGCGTAAGATAGTACTCATGGCTGCCTTCCTAAACCCAAATATCGGACGTGCAGTCACCGCCCGGATAGCGCATTTCGTGCGCGCGAACAGGGCCCGCCGGTTCGCGGCCAAAGTCGATATAGAAATTCGGGTTGATCTTCAAACCGCCGTTCTGCGTATCGCAGTCAACTTGGAGCAGGTAGGATCCGGTGCGGGCGAGATCGGGATAAAACTGATTATCCCAACTGCTCAGCAGTGAATTGGTGACATAGAGCCGCCGCCCATCCAGGCTGAGTTGCAGCATTTGAGGGCCACCCTGGAGCTTGTTTCCCTTGACCGTCTCATCTTTGCCAAGAACGCCGCCACACCAGACCTGTCCTGTCAGTTTTGGCTGCGAGGGGTCGCTGATGTCGTACTGGCGGATGTCGCCGTGGAGCCAGTTGGACAGATAGAGATACCGGTCATCCATTGAGAGCAGTAGATCGGTGATGAGTGAAGGGACCGGAAACGGCCAACCTTCGACCTCAACTGGCGGAATGCCCAACGCCTTTTCGACGGTCCATGTTCCGTTGGGTTTGTTCCAGTGCCAGAGCGTACTGCTAAGCGCCGCCCCAACGTAACCGTGTGTGCTGTCCGGGTTGTGATGGAAGCGCACTTCGAGCGGAATCAGTCCTTCGTCACCCAGATCGACGCTTTGAATGATACGTCGTTTCTCCCAATCCCAGAAGTGAATCCGACGTCCATAGCGTCCGGCGGCGACATCATCGAGGTTGAAGCCCGGCACGTACGTCTTGGGTGCGCCGAGTTCGCTGCTGACCATGACATTCTGGCGCGGCTGATACCAGAAATCGTAGTTGAACGGCATCCCGTCGGCAGAGTTTTCCCAGCGGCCAGCGATGTTGAAATCCTCATCGAGCAGCAGAAAGCCGCCCGGTGAGTTACCTTCCGCATCGCCAAGCATCGAAATCATGATGTGCCCATCAGCGAGGCAGTGAACACTATGCGGCGCGCTGAGACTGGTCTTTGTTTTGATCTCCTCCGGTTCGATGACCTTGTGCAGTCGCGGCGCTCGCTGATCCTCGGTATCGATGATGTGGATGCGGCTGGAGACAAATCCAGGAACGATCAGAAAGCGGCGCGCCTTATGCGCGTCACCATGACATGAACTGCACGCATTCCAGCCGAAGTGGTGCAACTCATCGCCGACGTTGGGCATGTTCGTGCGGTGGATTACCTGGGAGTAGGTTGGTGAGGCGGGATCGACATCAATGGTCGCCAGATAGCCGGGCAACGCAATGGAGGTTCCGTCGTAAAGTGCAACGGTATAGAGCACTTTTTCGCGCTCGGCTTTCATTGCTTCCATCGGGGAGGCATACCCCGGACCACACTGAACGTGGTTTTCGTGCTGATCATGCGTATGCTGCATATCCACAATCCA
This sequence is a window from Aggregatilinea lenta. Protein-coding genes within it:
- a CDS encoding selenium-binding family protein, with product MQHTHDQHENHVQCGPGYASPMEAMKAEREKVLYTVALYDGTSIALPGYLATIDVDPASPTYSQVIHRTNMPNVGDELHHFGWNACSSCHGDAHKARRFLIVPGFVSSRIHIIDTEDQRAPRLHKVIEPEEIKTKTSLSAPHSVHCLADGHIMISMLGDAEGNSPGGFLLLDEDFNIAGRWENSADGMPFNYDFWYQPRQNVMVSSELGAPKTYVPGFNLDDVAAGRYGRRIHFWDWEKRRIIQSVDLGDEGLIPLEVRFHHNPDSTHGYVGAALSSTLWHWNKPNGTWTVEKALGIPPVEVEGWPFPVPSLITDLLLSMDDRYLYLSNWLHGDIRQYDISDPSQPKLTGQVWCGGVLGKDETVKGNKLQGGPQMLQLSLDGRRLYVTNSLLSSWDNQFYPDLARTGSYLLQVDCDTQNGGLKINPNFYIDFGREPAGPVRAHEMRYPGGDCTSDIWV
- a CDS encoding phosphatase PAP2 family protein; amino-acid sequence: MNRKRLFLTVLVSALLLTLAAPISAASRGGYPVITQVAGAWPTFLIESANSMRLDAPPGDDAAEIEELQGYLDEVDDAMRAQIRYWNASVPAYRWNKLASEEYFDRAVPTAGATYGLALMNVAIYDATVAAFDSKDASMRERPSEADPMLVPEVPVPNSPSYPSEHAVAAGAASEVLAFLFPDKADYYRDMAAQSNDAMLHSGIYYPSDVEAGFALGQQVAAMAIAWADAHPMDLNTVDEINGGEGKWYGANPITPNAASWPTWVLSSPDEIMPPPPPEYGSEQLETEVQELRDIERTLRTTVFARYWEYGSGAFQGTLVFTEKTSALIWEYGLDADPVRGALVYTLLNIATYDATAAAFAVKYHYLGIRPFQVDPTFETVIPTPNHPSYPSAHSVITMAAVTTLAKLFPEDADSLIEISHQGGEARLWAGIHFRSDIVAGEDMGRQIADKVFAPFKDIF
- a CDS encoding DUF2182 domain-containing protein, producing the protein MSTILRVDVDRRWSYVPAASLVLTAWLALAVWSLSAYAEWLDHAQMQESTAPLTVRLAVFTLGWMLMVIAMMLPGMLPLIRGLGDRSNSTYRIASFLLAYLLVWTVFGNLSYMGDGVLHEIVEQLPALEGLIAPGILLLAGIYELTPMKHFCLSKCRPEVPVFRKLGPDRRTLWAMGLQQAGFCLGSCWALMMLMFAIGGINLFWMLILGAVMTVERLSQRGESIAQFLGVILIVGSVLLIIW